The following DNA comes from Gemmatimonadota bacterium.
TGCGATATCAGGGCACCGGGCTCGCGCTTCGGCTCACCTCTTCCGCGCCGGTCACGGCCCTGCTCGAGGAGCGGCCGCTGGTCGTCGATGGCCCGATCACGCTGATTCTTGGCCCCGACGAAACCATCGACGAGTCGATCAACGAACTCGGGCGGCGCCTCGCCGAACAGACGACGCAGTACTGGCGCGACTGGGTGCGCAGTCTCGCGATTCCGTATGAATGGCAGGAGGCGGTGATCCGTGCTGCCATCACCCTCAAGCTGAACACCTTCGAGGATACCGGCGCCATCGTTGCGGCAGTCACCACGTCGATCCCGGAGGCGCCGAGCAGCGGCCGCAACTGGGACTACCGCTACTGCTGGCTGCGCGACGCGTATTTCGTGGTGGGCGCACTGAACCGGCTCGGGGCGACGCGCATCATGGAGCGCTATCTCCGCTACATCGTGAACGTGGTCGCCGGGTCGCCGAACGCCGAGCTGCAGCCGGTCTATGCCGTAAATGGTGGGGTTGTCCCCGACGAAATCATCTGTGACACGCTTGCGGGTTATCGCGGCATGGGACCGGTGCGCCTCGGCAACCAGGCCTCCGCCCAGGTGCAGCATGATGTCTATGGCGCGGCGATCCTCGCCGCGAGCCAGATGTTTGCCGATCGCCGGCTGGCGCATCCCGGGGACGACGCGCTGTTCCGGTTGCTGGAACGGCTGGGAGACCGCGCGGTCGCAAGCTTCGATCAACCTGACGCCGGCATCTGGGAGCTGCGCGGCATCGCCCGCATCCACACTTACTCATCCGCGATGTGCTGGGCGGCCTCTGATCGGCTCGCCCGCATTGCGCGACGACTCGGGCTGGGTGAGCGGGCGGACCACTGGAGGGCAGAGGCGGACCGAATCCGTGACGTCATCCTCCGGCGCGCATGGAACGCCGATCTCGGGAGCTTCACCTCGACCTTCGACGGGAAAGACCTTGACGCAGCCCTGCTCCACCTGCATGCGATCGGTCTTGTCGCGGGAGACGACCCGCGCTTCATCGGCACCGTGGACGCGATCGATCGGCAGCTGCGACGGGGCGATTTTCTGTTGCGGTATGATGAGCAGGACGACTTCGGCTACATGACCAGCGCGTTCCTGGTATGTACCTTCTGGCATATCGAAGCGCTGGCGGTGATCGGACGGCACCAGCAGGCGCGGCTGCTCTTCGAGAAGGTCCTGACCTATCGCAACCGGCATGGGCTGTTCGCCGAGGACATCGATCCGGCGACGGGCGAGCAGTGGGGCAACTTTGTCCAGACCTACAGCATGGTCGGGGTGATCAATTGTGCCCAGCGCCTTTCCCGCTCCTGGGAGGACGCGCCCTGACGCGCCCGCGCGCGCCCAGGTTCTTCTCCGCAATCGCATAGAGAATCAGCAGGAAGCCCACCACACGCAGCAGGTACGCCAGGCCGCGGCGCGGATCATCGACCTCGATCAGGTCGGCCAGGGCCTGATTGAGGGCGAGCAGCAGGAATGCCCCTGCGAAGCTCAGAAAGAGCCGGTCGCGCGTCCGCCGCCAGAATTTCAGGAAGAAGACGCCGGCGATGATGTAGGTCGTCGTGACCGCTCCGGCGAGGAAGGCAATCGCGGCGCTCACCGGCGCGACTCCGACGCCGATTCCCAGATGAAGCCGTAGAGGAGGAAGAGCATTCCCACCAGGGCCGAGGCAAGACGGTAGATCCGCAAGTCGACCGACGGGATCAGGACGAGGTCGACGAAGAGGAGCACGTTGTTGATGGAGAGACCCACGAAGCAGAGGGCGCTCCAGAGCAGCAACCGGCTCCGTTGCTTGCGGTACTCGCGATAGAGAAGGAGCGTGCACAACAGGCACGTCAGGGTCGCCAGCAGGTAGAGAATGACCTTGATACTCTCCATCTAGGGCTTCCTGATCCGGAATGCATTGGCAAAAGTGTCGAGGGCCTTGGCGTCGGCGATCGCATAGATGGTGCGGATCAGGGTGACGGGCCTTTCGTTGTAGGCGCGGACGATATGCTCCGCGGCGATGGCGAGCTCCGGCGTCGAGGGCAGGTACTGGAACCCGGTCGCGGGGTCACCGACCGCGAGCCCGCACGAGCGGAGGGCATCGAGGAACCCCACCACCGTGGGCTGTGCGACGGTGGTGCCCTGCATGGCCGCCCGGACCTCCTGCAGCGACCAGACCCGGTCTGGCGACGAGGAGAGCAGGATGAATACTTCCAGTGCGTCCGTGCTCGGCACGCACGACCGCAACAGCGAGCGGACGTCCTCGCGGTCAAGATCCGCCACGCACGTCCCCTCCGCACGCGCCGGATGCCGATAGACTACTCACGGCGCCTCCCAGGTGAGCCCTCACAATGCAGATTGAACCTGCGTCGCCGCCTTGTCAACTGTGGTGCCGGTCGACCAGAGGGTGTCACCTCGCCCGGATTACGCGTCCTACATCCGGACCTCATTTCCGGCTCGCAGCCGACATCTCAACCCGGAGCATGAATATGGCGAAGAACACCATCTGCGTCTGGTACGACAAGGACGCCGAGGCGGCGGCACGGTTCTATGCCGCGACCTTTCCCGACAGCCGCGTTGACGCGGTGCACAAGGCGCCGAGCGATTATCCCAGTGGCAAGGCAGGCGACACCATCACGGTGGAGTTCACCGTCGCAGGCGTGGCCTGCGTCGGCCTGAATGGCGGTTCGTACTTCAAGCAGACCGAGGCCTTCTCGTTCCAGATCTCGACGGAAGATCAGGCCGAGACCGACCGCTACTGGAACGCGATCGTGGGCAATGGCGGCCAGGAGAGCGAATGTGGCTGGTGCAAGGACAAGTGGGGCGTCTCGTGGCAGATCACGCCCCGCGTCCTCACCGAGGCAATGGCAGCCGGCGGTGAGGAGGCCAAGCGCGCCTTCGACGCGATGATGACGATGAAGAAGATCGACGTCGCCACCATCGAGAAGGCGCGCAAAGGGTGAGCTGAGCTACTTCTTGACCATCACCTGACCACGCGTCTCGCCGTTGGGGTACTTGGCCGTGTGGACATTGACATAGGCATTGCCATTGCCGAGCAGCGTCATCAGCGAGTCGCCGGTGACGCTGGCTGTGGCGCTCATCTTGAGGTCAAAGGTTCCCTCGGCGATGGCGCCGTTCTTTCCCACACCCGACTTGATGTCGAAGGTGAAGACCGGCGGGCCCGCCACGCCGGCCGCACCGACGTGGATATGCGCCGCCGTCGCCGAACCGCTGAGACCGTTCACGCGGACGACGTAGTGGAGCTTGTTGTCTGCCACATGAAACGTGGCCGTCCCGGTAGCGCCGGAGCTGTTCGCAGGAGTTTCCTGGGAGCTCGTCATATTGGCGACGAATTCTGGAGAAGCCGCGGTGCGGGAAGCGGTGCCGGTCCAGGCGGTTCCCACGACGGCGGTGATGGCAAGAAGAATGGCTTTCGGTGACATGGGGTACTCTCGTTGAGAAGTGGTGACGGATGACAGATGACAGATGACAGATGACAGATGACGGAGGCTGCAGCCCCGAGCGCAGGGCATCTGTCATCAACCATCCGCCATCCGTCATCCTGTTTTTCAGGTCAGTATCGCAATCAGGATGATGATCGGAATCGGAACTCCGAGAAACCAGAGCAGCATCGACTTCACAGGAACCTCCAGAGATTGAGTGGGTGAGCGTCAGACGCGCTGGACCAGATCACGAGTGCGGCCACCGAGCGTCGCAGCGAGACTTGCACTGAACGCGCCGACGAGGAGGCCGAGGAAGACCCAGAGCAACGAATGGCCGACGGCATCCTTGGCCGATTCGGCGGCCTTGGCGGCCATCGCGACCACATCGCTGGCGCGCTGTTCACCGGCTGACTGCGCTACGCCGGTCTGCTGGCTGATGATCCGCCCGGCAGCGGCCTTGTCATCGCTCGCAAAGGTTGCCATCAGCAGGGTACGGGCAAGAATGCGTTCGAGCTCGCCGCGCACTTCGGGGGATGCCGGCGCGGCGGCGGGGGTGCTCGGCCGCAGCATCACATCGACGAAGTAGGCGTTGGTCGATGCTTCCTGCCTGGTGTCGGGAGGGGATGCGGAGGCACCGCCGGCGAGTACGGCCGACCCGGCCGCGAGGAATGCAATCGTGCCGCAGAGGGCGAGGCCCCACGCGAGGAAGCCGTGCACGGTATCGCGGAAGTAGGCCTCGTCGCCGTGGATGCCGAGCCAGCGATTGCGGAGGCGGCCGGCGAGGTAGCCGCCGAGACCGCCGCTGATGATCTGCATGATCACCAGCCAGGCGATTGTGGCCATGCCGATGACCTTGGTGGTGTCGCGTGGTGCCGACCATGGGGTCATCGACGAAAGGCCGAGGCCGGCGCCGAGGGCGAGGAGGATGAACGACATCGAGGCGACGACGATCGCCCCGCCGAGCACGGCGCTCCAGCTGATACCGGTACTGTAGGTGTGATCGTCGAACGCCGGGGCAGGACGCAGCCCGGTGTCGGCGAGAGACGGATAGGGAGCAGGATTCATGGGAGTGACCCAGGGTTGAAGGACCAGAGGATGCCGAGGCATCGGTGTGCTCTCGGTGACGGTCTCCTCTGCCATCGTTACACATCGCGCGTTCGCCCTGCTGTGTCGCGCGGCTCCACAGGGAGCGTCCTACTCACGAAGCGATCGGAATTTCTCCAACGTGGATGTGCAGCATGACCGACAAGACCAAGCCCGAGCCCAAGTTCGACAAGGCGAAGGAAGAGGCGAAGGAAGAGAAGGCGCAGACCATCCGGAAGCAGCACGCGCACGATGCGCCGGAGACGCGGAACACCGAGAATCGTGGCCGGACGGCGTCGAATCGGGGGAAGTGAGGAAAAGCAGGATGATGGATGACGGAGGACCGATGACCGATGACCGATGACAGATAATGGATAGGCGAGGGAACCGCTGGCGCCGGATCGGGCGGGCGCTGCTCGCGATCCTCTTCATCGGCGCGGGCATCCTGCACTTCACTCGGCCCGCTGCCTACATCGGCATCGTGCCCTCGTACCTTCCGGCGCATGCATTCCTGGTGGCTCTCAGCGGCGTCGCGGAGATTGCTGGCGGGGTCGGATTACTCATCCCCGCCACCCGTCGTGCAGCAGGCTGGGGACTGCTGCTCCTGCTCATCGCGGTCTTCCCTGCCAACATCGAGATGCTGCGACTCTATCGCGCACGCGGCGTTCCCTTCTGGGGCGAAGCGCTGCTCTGGTTGCGGTTGCCGCTGCAGCTGGTGTTGATGTGGTGGGTGTGGCGGGTGAAGGATGACCGATGACCGATGACCGATGACAGATGACAGATGACGGAGTTTGTCATCCTGAGCGGCCTGCCCTGAGCTCGTCGAAGGGTAGTGAGCCGGAGGCGAACGCAGTCGAAGGGGCGACACTCAACGGGGCAGAGATTCAGCGCCGCTCCTCATCCAGCGCCTCGGCCTCTTCCGCCACCTCGGCAGCCGCGAGGGCGCGGTCGCGGAGGGCATCGTGTGTATCCGAGTCGGAGTACTCGGCCGACAATGCAAGATCGAGTGCCACACGATAGAGCATTGGAAGGTCACTGATTGGCACCCGACCGTCGCGCTCACGACGGAAACCCTCGAGTGAGCGGAGCAGGCCGGGAAGGCCACCGACGGCCTGCAGCAATCCGTAAGCTTCCCTTGTGATCGCCTCGATGCGTACCATCGCCTTGAAATCTTCCGGGCTCCCAGTCCCGCCATACAAAAACCGATACACTCTCGCCACGTCGGGCCCGGACAGCGGGCGACCGTCAGGCAAGTCGTACAGGGTGACATTGGTTGCTTCTGGTGCCCAGGAGATGGTCACGTCGGGAATCGCGACCTGCGAAATGCGAAGCCGCCGCCCATTGGCCAGTGTGAATCGGAGAATGCCGACCTTTCGCCGGATCAGCGGTTCGAGAAAGAAGAAGTACGGGAGCATCGCGGCCATTCCGAAAAGCCCGTACTTGAGGTGGTCCCATCCGGCGACGAAGTAGAGCCAGACCGTGGCCACAAGTGCGAGGGTGGCACTGACAGGCAGCGTACCTCGCCAGGTGCGCTCACCGTACATCTTCTTGGAAAGCGCCGTGACGAACGCGACCAGCGCATAGAGCTGTATCATCCCTATCGGCACGATCCAATCGCCGTTGCTTGACCAGAAGAGCACTCCCAGGACAGCGAGCCCGGTCACTCCGAGGAGGAATGGCACCCATCGAAGCTGTCGCGCGCGTCGGTCGGCCTCTCGCTTCAGGCGCAGCGCCGCACGGCTCGGCTCGCTGTCCTCGGCAGGCGGTCCAAGTCGCAGCAGTTCCAGTCGGTCGCTGACGCGAGCTGGAGCCAAGGCAAGTTGGGGCAGCGTCGCCGGCACCGCCGATGCAAAGCGCGCTTCAATCTCCGGCAGCGCCGCGGCCGAGGCCTCGGGGCCGAGGAGGTTCCACTCCTCGCAGGAGGCGCAAATGCGCCAGACCCGGCGATGGGCCGGGTCGAAGGCGATCTTGCTGGCATCGGGGATCGAGGCGAGTTCGCGATTGGCCGCGAAGGGCTTGCCGCATGTGATGCAGGTCGAAGGGGTGGGGGGCATGCCAGGAATCTAGGGGATCTCCCGCCGCCGCGAAGACCGGTGCCGCGCAAGCGCGGCACCACCGGTCAGCTCGAGGCGAGGCAGGTATCGCCCATCGCCCATCGCCCATCGGCTAGTCCTTGATGCCGTCTCCGTTTTCGTCGCGGAAGACGTGAAACGACGCGCGGATATTCTGTTCGATTCGCGAACGACCCTGCTGCGTCAGTGTGAGCGGGTTCACGAGCGAGGCGCCCCCGTCGGCGAGGAACCAGTCGCGCACGTCGAGCTTCAACGTGAGCGCGGTGACGTCGCCGCCCGTTACCTCGATCACTTGCGGGAAGGCGATCTCGACCACCGAGGTCAGCGGAGTGGTGAACGTGAACGGAGTGGTATTGAAGGTGCCGGTTACCCTGATGCTGACGCCGGAGAAGTCGGGATTGGCCGAGAGAAAGGCGGCGTCCTTCGAACCGGCCGGCTTGTGGATCTGCAGTGTCATCTTGTCGTAGGTGCCGATCGGGACGTCAGCCGTGAAGCTCGCCGCGACTCCGGCGATGAGTGGCGGGGCGATCAACATCGGGCCAAGCCGGAGATTGGAACACTCGTCCGTGCCCGCTTCATCGGCATCGGTGCCGCTGGTTTCGTCGACCACCGGTGTCGGACAACTGCCGTTGACTCGCTGCAGCTTGATCTTCCGCGCCACCAGCTGCACATCCTCGATCAGGATGACGTCACCCCCGAGCGTGACGCTGAGGCCAGGGGCCATCAATGACGCACCGCTGCTCCCGGCCGGAATGGTTGAGAGTTTGAGGGCAACTCGCCCCGTGTTGTCGGAGGACGAAGTACCCGAACAGCCGGCGGCCGCGGCGGCAAGCAGGAGCAGCGGCGAGAGAGCTGCGAACGATCGCATGGGAGGACTCCTGAGAGGGCACTGATTGATTCCTTGGTAGTAACGCCTGCGAGGGCCTCCACCAGCACACTGACTAGAAGTCATACAGGGACGCGGGGATTCGGGAATTTGTCATCCTGAGCGAAGCGAGGGAGCCGGAGCTCCGCCCCCTCGCTTCGCTCAGGGTGACAGACTGATCCCCCTCCCTCCCTTCTCCGTTACCCGTCACCCATCACCCTCCGAAACCAACCATCCCAACGCCCGTATTGTCTAAGACTCTTAATAAAGCTCCTTTACCCGGACTTCCCCATGCCCCTCCCAGTCGTCAAAGGGACCCTCGATGTCCTCGTCCTCAAGGCCCTCTCCTGGCAGCCGATGCACGGCTTCGAGGTGACCGCCTGGCTCGAGGCCCGGAGCGGCAAGCGGCTCGCCCTCGAAGACGCCGCCCTCTATCAGGCGCTCTACCGGATGGAGAAGAAGGGGCTCGTGAAGGCCGAATGGGGTGTCACCGAGCACAATCGTCGGGCCCGCTACTACCGCGTCACAGATCTGGGTGCCGAGCAGTTGCTTCAGCAGATGAACGACTGGCTCGAGTATGCCGACACCGTGACCAGCATCCTCACTGACCCGCACCCAGCGCGCTGACCGATGCCATTTCTCCGCCCCGGGATCCGCAAACTCCTCCGCCTCGGCGATGGTCGCGAAGTAGATGACGAGATCGCGCTCCATCTCGAGTTGCGGATCGAGTCGCTGATGCGCGATGGCCTCACGCGCGAAGAGGCAGCCGCCGAAGCCGCGCGACTCTTCGCCGCGAGCGATGCATCACTCCGCGCCCTTCACGCCACCGCCAACGACCGAGACGACCGGATGCGGCTGCACGAACGCCTTGAGAGCGCGCGCCAGGACCTGCGCTACGCCGCGCGCCGCCTGCTCCGCGAGCCCGCCGTCACTCTCTTCATGGTGCTCACCCTCGCCCTCGGCATCGGCGCCAACGTCACCGCCTTTTCGCTCATCGACCGGATTCTATTGCGAGGGCCGGAGCACATCGTTGATGGCGATGGCCTCTCGCGGATCTTCCTGCACACGCAGGGGCCGCCGTTCGGCGAGCAGACGATGGGGTGGATTCCCTACCCCATCTATTCCGCACTGCGCACCTCGATGCAGGGCGCGACCGCGATGGGTGCCTATCGCGTTGACGACCGGATGATCGGTATCGGCGCCGCCGCCCGGCCACAGCGCGTCGGCACCGCCGATGGCGCGTTCTTCCCGCTGCTCGGTGTCAAGCCGCTGCTCGGGCGCTTCTTCGGTCCGGCCGACGAGGCCGAGGGTGGCGCGACGCTCGCGGTGCTGAGCGAAGCGACCTGGCGGAATGACTATGGCGCCGATCCGAATGTCGTGGGCAAGAGCTACACCTCGAGTGACATTGTGCACACGATCATCGGTGTCGCGCCGGCGGGATTCACTGGCGCGTCACTCGGCCGAGTGGATGCGTGGACGCTGATCAGCGAGAACGGCAAAGGAGCGAGCAAGCGCTCAAACAACTGGAACATCATCGTTCGTCGCAAGCCGGGTGTCACCGCCGCAGTGATTGGCAGTGAGGCCGATGCGATCCATAGCCGCAATCCGGATGTCGGCCCCAAGTGGACGCGCGACGTGAAGCTCCTCGCGGCACCGATCAGTTTCGACGACACCGCCCGCCCCGCGCTCGAGAGCGTGCTCGCGCGCTGGCTCGGCGCGATCTCGCTGATCATCCTGCTGATTACCTGCGCCAATCTCGTGAACCTGCAACTCGCGCGGCTCGCGCGTCGGCAGCAGGAGCTGGGCATTCGCGTGGCACTTGGTGCCGGGCGTTCGCGTGTGGTGCGACTGCTGGTGCTCGAAGGGATGCTGCTCGCGGGAGCTGGTGGTGCCGGGTCACTGCTGGTAGCGCGGCTCACCGAGCCTGTGCTGCGGCGGGTGCTCTTCCTCAATGCGGGGTGGAGCAGCACGGTGGTCGATGGTCGCGTGCTGCTTGCGGTGGCAGCAATCACCCTGCTCACGGCGCTGGTGGTGGGGGTGATTCCCGCGCTGCGTGCCGGCGGCACCGGATTGACTGCATCGCTCAAGAGTGGCGTGCGGGTGAGTGGTGGCCGGTCACGCGTCCGGTCGGCACTGACGGTGGTGCAGGCAGCGTTGAGTGTGCTGCTGCTGGTGGGAGCGGGGTTGTTTCTGAGGTCTCTCGCGCAGGTGCGTGCGCTCGATTTGGGCATCGATGCCGAGCATGTGATTGTGGCCGAGGCGCAATTTCCGGCGAGCGCGGGGCCGTTCGAGGAACGTTCGGCGCTCGAGCGGTCGCGCTATCGCGAGTTACTCGAGGCGGTGCGTCGCGAGCCGGGTGTGGAGCGTGCGGCGCTCACGATCGGGCTGCCGTTCTACGGGTCGTTTGGTGTGGGGATCTGGGTGCCCGGAATGGATTCGATTCCTCAATTGCCGGGGGGCGGACCGTACATCACCGCGGTGAACAGCGAGTATTTCGCGACGATGGGGACGCGTCTCGTGCGTGGCCGAGTCTTTGGTGATGCCGATCGCGAAGGGAGTGATCCGGTGGTGATTGTGGGTGAGGCGATGGCGCGGATGCTCTGGCCCGGCAAGGATGCGCTGGCGCAGTGTCTCACGCTCTTCGAGAAGACGGCGCCGTGTGCGCGGGTGGTGGGTGTCGTGGCCGACATTCATCACAGCGGCCTGCACGAAGAGGCCTCAATGCAATACTACGTCCCGATTGGTCAGGAGCGCGGCTTCAGCGGGATGTCGCTGGTGGTGCGGCCGCGGGATGGGGTGGCGTTGAGCTGGCCGGCGCTGAAGGCGACGCTGATGCGGGCGAATGCCGGCATTGCCGCGATCGATGTGAAGAAACTCGGCACGGCGCTCGACGGGGAGTTGCGGCCGTTGCGACTCGGGATGATCACCTTCGGGCTGAGCGGCGCGCTCGCGCTGGTGGTCGCCGCGCTCGGCCTCTACTCGGTGATGGCGTATATGGTCGCGTGGCGGACGCACGAGATCGGGATCCGGATGGCGCTCGGTGCGACGGAGGGGTCGGTCGCGTGGCTGGTGGTGCGCAGCGGGGCGATTCTGGCTGGCAGCGGCGTGATCATCGGGCTCGGGTTGGCGTACGCGGGGCGGAAGCTGATCCAGCCGCAGCTCTTTGATGTCTCGGGGAGTGATCCGCTGGTCTTTGGCGGGGTGGCGGCGGTGATCCTGGGGGTGGCGTTGCTGGCGGGGTGGTTGCCGGCGAGACGGGCGGCGCGGATCCGGCCGACGGAGGCGTTGCGCGCCGAGTAGCCCGGAAAGGTTGTCACCCTGAGCGAAGCGAGGGGGCGGAACTGCTTTGTCGCCCCGGGCCATCGGGCAGCCGGGTGAATGGAGAAGCGACGCCTGGGGCCCCCGAGGTCGTGTGGGCCGGACCGCAGTCGGAGCACCTCGGGCCGCACCCGTGGCGCCCAAGCCCGGCTTCGGGCATATTAGGCGCCGCAGGATTGGGGTCCGTAGCTCAGCTGGATAGAGCGCTTGCCTCCGGAGCAAGAGGTCGCGCGTTCGAATCGCGCCGGGCCCACTAACGAAGTTCATATCCCACCGTACGTTACGTTCGGTGGGATTTTGATTTCGATCTCCCACGGAACCCGTGGTGCCAAGGTGTGGTGCCAAAGTTGAGCCCGCTGCCCCGACACCCCAGATTCAATGTCCGCCAGCCGGACATCTCCCCCCATGTCAGGACCATATGGCCGCCGACCTCGTAGCAGTCGAAAAACATCTCTGGGCCGCCGCTGACGAGCTCTGGGCCAACACTGGTCTTAAGCCTGCGGAGTTCTCCACCCCCGTTCTCGGGCTCATCTTCCTGCGGTATGCGGACAAGCGGTTCACCGAACTGACTCAGACTTGGGCTAGGGAGGGGACGCCAACGGATGAGATCGAAGCCGTGGATTACCAGGCGGAAGGTGTGCTCTTTCTGCCGGACGAGGCCCGCTTCTCCCACTTGGTGGGGCTCACCGAGGGGAGCAACCTGGGCAGGGCCATCACGATTGCGATGTCGTTGGTCGAAGAGTACAACCCAGAACTGAAAGGTGTCCTCCCCCGCGGCTACAACCTCCTGCCAAATGCGACGCTGGGTGAGCTGCTCCGTTTGTTGGCGCCGTTGGACTTGGAGGGCGATGCCTTCGGAAAGGTCTACGAATACTTCTTAGGCAACTTCGCCCTTAAAGAGGGACAGAAAGGCGGGGTCTTCTACACTCCACCCAGCATAGTCAGGCTGATCGTCGAGATCCTACAGCCGTTCCACGGTCGAATCTTCGACCCTGCTTGCGGCTCAGGGGGGATGTTCGTGCAATCGGCCGCTTTCGTACAGCGCCATCAAAAGAATGCGACGCGGGAGCTCACCGTGTTCGGGACCGAGAAGGCCAGCGACACCGTGAAGCTGGCCAAGATGAATCTCGCGGTTCACGGGCTGTCAGGGGACGTCCGCGAGGCCAACACTTACTACGAGGACCCCCAGAAGGCGGTGTCGAGCAAAGGTGGTCGATTTGATTTCGTGATGGCCAACCCGCCATTCAACGTATCCGGCGTCGATAAGGACAGGCTGAAGGATGACCCCCGCTTCCTGCTTGGGCTGCCGACTACCGACAACGCGAACTACCTGTGGATCCAGCTTTTCGGGGCCAGCCTTAACCAGAACGGCCGTGCCGGCTTCGTCATGGCAAACTCAGCCGGCGATGCGCGTGGCAGCGAGCAGGACATACGCAAGAAGCTGATCCAGAGCGGAGTGGTAGACGTGATCGTCACCGTGGGCTCCAACTTTTTCTACACGGTCACACTCCCCTGCACCCTATGGTTTTTCGACCGCGCGAAGGCACGCGGGCCGCGCAGAGACAAGGTCTTGTTCATCGATGCTAGGCCGTTCTTTGTGCAGGTAAGCCGGGCCATTCGAGAGTTCGCTCCTGCGCAGTTGGAGCTCCTGGCCAACATCGTGCGACTGTACCGCGGGGAGGAACCGGAGTACGACCAAGGAAGCAAGGCGATGGTGAGCGAGCACTTCCCCGGCGCGACGTACACGGACGTTGCCGGTCTCTGCAAGGCCGCTACCCTAAATGAGATCGAGGCCAATGGTTGGAGCCTGAATCCGGGGAGGTATGTCGGCATCGGTGCTCGCGCCGCCGATGAATTCGACTTCGCAGAGCGACTCCAGGAATTGAACGAGGAGCTGCAGAAACTGGATCTGGCGGCAATTCCGCTTCGGGAAGCCATCGACCAGGGAGTACAGGAGTTGCTCGCATGAGCTGGATGCGCGGCCGGCTCGGTGATTTGGCGGATCTCTCCCTCGGGAAAATGCTCGACAAAGTAAAGAATAAGGGAGTGTTGCGCCCATACCTAGCCAACGTAAACGTGCGATGGGGAGCGTTCGACTTATCGGCACTCCGAGAAATGCGGTTCGAAGAGCGCGAGCTCGAGCGGTATGGGATTCGGAGTGGCGATATCGTGATGTGCGAGGGTGGCGAGCCGGGGCGTTGTGCCATTTGGCGCGAACAACTCCCTGGGATGATGTTGCAGAAGGCGCTGCACCGTGTGCGGGCGGGGGCCGGCATCGACCACAGATTCCTCTTCTATAGCCTGACACATAAAGGGCAGACACGGGCCCTCGACCAGTACTTCACCGGATCAACCATCAAGCACCTCCCCAACGAAAAACTGGCTCTAGTTGAAGTCGAATACCCTCCGATCGAAGAGCAGCGTCGAATCGCTGACATCCTTTCGGCTTACGACGACCTGATCGACAACAACACGAGGCGGATCGTTATCCTGGAGGAAATGGCTAAGCGCACCTTCGAGGAGTGGTTCGTCAGGTTCCGCTTCCCGGGGCACGAGCGAGTGCGAATGCGCGCTTCGGACGATGGCCTTGTTCCGGAAACCTGGGAACGATCGCATCTGAGCGATCTCTGCAAGTCCATTGAAGACGGTGATTGGGTCGAATCGAAGGATCAGGGGGGTGAGGACTTTCGGCTGCTCCAAATTTCCAACGTCGGGATCAACCGCTTCGTTGAGACAGGTAACTACCGGTTTATTTCTCGGGACACCTTCACACGGCTCCGTTGCCGCGAGATCGTGCCTGGTCAGAT
Coding sequences within:
- a CDS encoding CHRD domain-containing protein encodes the protein MSPKAILLAITAVVGTAWTGTASRTAASPEFVANMTSSQETPANSSGATGTATFHVADNKLHYVVRVNGLSGSATAAHIHVGAAGVAGPPVFTFDIKSGVGKNGAIAEGTFDLKMSATASVTGDSLMTLLGNGNAYVNVHTAKYPNGETRGQVMVKK
- a CDS encoding VOC family protein, whose translation is MNMAKNTICVWYDKDAEAAARFYAATFPDSRVDAVHKAPSDYPSGKAGDTITVEFTVAGVACVGLNGGSYFKQTEAFSFQISTEDQAETDRYWNAIVGNGGQESECGWCKDKWGVSWQITPRVLTEAMAAGGEEAKRAFDAMMTMKKIDVATIEKARKG
- a CDS encoding DUF5985 family protein; protein product: MSAAIAFLAGAVTTTYIIAGVFFLKFWRRTRDRLFLSFAGAFLLLALNQALADLIEVDDPRRGLAYLLRVVGFLLILYAIAEKNLGARGRVRARPPRSGKGAGHN
- a CDS encoding PadR family transcriptional regulator, with protein sequence MPLPVVKGTLDVLVLKALSWQPMHGFEVTAWLEARSGKRLALEDAALYQALYRMEKKGLVKAEWGVTEHNRRARYYRVTDLGAEQLLQQMNDWLEYADTVTSILTDPHPAR
- a CDS encoding DoxX family membrane protein — its product is MDRRGNRWRRIGRALLAILFIGAGILHFTRPAAYIGIVPSYLPAHAFLVALSGVAEIAGGVGLLIPATRRAAGWGLLLLLIAVFPANIEMLRLYRARGVPFWGEALLWLRLPLQLVLMWWVWRVKDDR
- a CDS encoding DUF5985 family protein, which codes for MESIKVILYLLATLTCLLCTLLLYREYRKQRSRLLLWSALCFVGLSINNVLLFVDLVLIPSVDLRIYRLASALVGMLFLLYGFIWESASESRR
- a CDS encoding glycoside hydrolase family 15 protein, with the protein product MNTLDLALIGNGTIGPLVDALGSVVWGCFPRFDGDPVFCSLLQDGTVAAVPWGSYSIELLDLDRHEQAYQENTPILVTRLWDAHGSGVEITDFCPRFRLHDRVVAPMMLIRTIRPLGGTPRIRIRVRPARDHGAAPAPVIFGSNHLRYQGTGLALRLTSSAPVTALLEERPLVVDGPITLILGPDETIDESINELGRRLAEQTTQYWRDWVRSLAIPYEWQEAVIRAAITLKLNTFEDTGAIVAAVTTSIPEAPSSGRNWDYRYCWLRDAYFVVGALNRLGATRIMERYLRYIVNVVAGSPNAELQPVYAVNGGVVPDEIICDTLAGYRGMGPVRLGNQASAQVQHDVYGAAILAASQMFADRRLAHPGDDALFRLLERLGDRAVASFDQPDAGIWELRGIARIHTYSSAMCWAASDRLARIARRLGLGERADHWRAEADRIRDVILRRAWNADLGSFTSTFDGKDLDAALLHLHAIGLVAGDDPRFIGTVDAIDRQLRRGDFLLRYDEQDDFGYMTSAFLVCTFWHIEALAVIGRHQQARLLFEKVLTYRNRHGLFAEDIDPATGEQWGNFVQTYSMVGVINCAQRLSRSWEDAP